The Pan paniscus chromosome 2, NHGRI_mPanPan1-v2.0_pri, whole genome shotgun sequence genome contains the following window.
TGGCTGAGCTGAGTTCTCAcagaagcacagctttccctccgcAGCCCTAGTCAGACCATGTGCAGTCAGTTCACCATCAGGGTAGGTTGGTGAGTTAACTGTGGAGTCACCTTTGCTGGGAATAGAGGAACAGGTGGTCCTTCAAGAGGTTTCAGTTTTCTGATTCTTCAATCTGGAACCTCAGAGGACCTTTGCCTGGTCACCAGCCTTTATGGGTGAATTGGGAAGACCCATTGGCCATGTTCTGTCTTCATCTTGCATCAGCATCTTAGGACTTCagcagggatggagggaaggTCTCCATCCTATAGTAGGCCCTCTTAGGTTTTGCCATTATTATTGGGGAAATGATATTGGATAGACAGAGTGGAACAAGCTGAAGCCTCTGGAGGACTAGCCGTGGATAAGGAGTTGTGTCAAAAGCCTTTGGCAATTAGTTCCACATGCATTACTTTAGAACAAGGGTTTTCATCCTAGCAGATCCAACACCCCCTTTGATTACACAATTAACTATTTTGCAATCTCCCTCAACTATCATgaagagaaatttaaatataatataaccagccaggcatggtgcctcatgcctgtaatcccagcactttgggaggctgaggcaggataatcgtttGAGCCTGAGGGTTCGAGagcagtctgagcaacatagtggaaccccatctctacaaacaatttttaaaaattagccaagtgtggtggcatgtgcctgtagtcccagctactcaggtggctgaggcgggaggaccacttgagcccgggaggtcaaggctgcagtgaaccatgatcatgccactgcactccagcctgagtgacagagtgaggccctgtctcaatgaatgaatgaatgaatgaatgtaatcTTTCTATGCagttaattatttaaaagttatacCAGGGTCCCCAGCgataacaaatgaaaagaaactaaTTTACTACTTAATTATATGTGACTCTGTATAAATGCTTAAGAACAGCTACactagaaaacagaatgaaatcttCAAATGCTTGTACCTAAATGTGACTCTGACAACTACAAATGCAGATGATTGATGGATGCTGTATTGTTGACTCTAATACCACATGTCAGGACATGGTTTTTCTGAAGTTCTGATCAAAACAAAGTATAGATGTTCCTTAGTTTATATTGTATTTCTGGAAAATTCAGTGAACATTAATATTATACAAAAATGGTTTTGTGTTCtagacacaaaaaaaaaacagaattagatTCTACAGTCTAAAGTATTCAAATATGTTTTGCACGTGCTGGAATGTCTCATGCTGCATTCAAAAGTTGTATGGGACAGAGACACGTGTCCCTTCTGGAgaccagccccccagcccctacCCACTAGGTGCCAGGAATGCCTTTCCCCATACTATTGTGATAACTCCACCCCCAAGCCCTCTCTGAAGGCAGTAGCACTCTTGCTGAGAACTGCTGCTTAGATTCTCTggttaaaaataacagaaaacacctcaagcaaaaaaaggaaatttattataAGAATTCAGGAATGACTCACAGACTCTAAGATCAAGAGTGTGACCAGACCTCTAGAGACTGGAACCAGGAATAAAAAAGCTGTCttgtccctgcctctctctctaaTTTTTTGCTGTGTCTGTCAACAAAATTACAGTCCCAGCCACACACACAGATGAACTTGCAAATCCAAATTCTTGAGAGAGGGAGAATCCTTGAGGTCCTAGGGGTTAGCATCCATCAGCCCTGGCTAACAGGTCAGGGTGACTGTGCAGAGAACAGGAAGTGAGGGCGCCAGTCTCTGGATCCAGGAGCTGCTACCTGAGAAGAGGCTGGGGGGTTGGCCCTCACACACCTAATCATTCATTCAGATCTTTCTTCTCAATTCATCTATCATCATCATCGTTTCTAAATTAGTGTTACTCTAGAAATCATTTTTGTAATACTGTCTGCTCCTGTTTCCTCATTCTCTTTTAatggtcatttttatttctattttaaatatcatgAAAAATGCATGGCTGTTATAATCATCTTTTGTCCCTGGTGCACTTACGGCACCCTACAGTAACTATGTAAGGTAAGATTGCTCATGAGTGCCTACCCTGTTGAAGATGCTTTGGCAGCTGCTGAGTGTGAGAGGGTAGCAGGATGAATAGGACCCTCCTGCCTGTCCTAAAGAAGGCTGCAACTGCAGCACACAATGTGCGTGGAGACAACTGCCTGTAATGCCAGATACTGCAGGGCCTTAGAGAGTAAACACAGgccttggagtcagacagacctgtaGCATGGGGAGGAGCCTGTCTTCCCGGTGGCTGGTGGTGAATTTGATGAGGTAGCATGTGTAGAGTGCCTAGTGCAGTGCCGGCATATGAGAGGCTCCCAATAAATGCAGCTGATGTTGTCATGGTCCAGCAGCATATGGGAAGAGGAAGGAATTATTAACTTGAccagggagaagaagaaggaaagcaCTACAGAGCAGGTAGTGTTGGAGCTTGGAGCCAGGCCCTGGGAGGATTTCCCTAGGAAGAGAAAGGGGAACGGTATGAACAAAGCCATGAAGATGCAGGCTATGTTTGGCAAGTATAAGAAGCCCTAAATAGCTAGAACTTTGTATTTCGGCATGAAAATGTAAGGGTCTAAGAGCATAAAATTAGGACCAGATGGGGTCTTGGGTTTTAGCTCTGCCACTTTTTAACTGTAAATGGTTCAGggcctttgtttcttcatctataaaataaggaaaatataaaatataataatatacctTCTTCATTgggtttttgtgaggattaaatgagaaaggcctggcacacagtaagcactctaACTTTATGTGGCCTAACCAAATAAAATAGGCCCCGCAGTGAACTAGGGCGAGACACAGAATCTAATGTTTGTCTCTCACGGTTTGCATGTTTTTTTGCAAAGCGTCTTGGAAGTGCTAAATCCTGTTCCAGCCTTTAGTTCCTGGGTTCCTGGGGGAGTTCTGTTCTCAATACTCTTCATTCACAGTAGGACCCAGACATCCTTTGTGGGTTTTGCTGAGCTGTTCCCTTTCCCAGGGGAACGTATTTCCCTCTGTCTCACAATTTTCAGCTGAAGTTGTCTCATCTTTGCAGTGGGACTTTTCATACTGTTTGGACATCTGAATAAATGGTGTCACTGGTCACAGGGCCTGTGTGTAGAACTCATGCCCATGACAGATTGTGTCCCGTTACCTCCTACTACAGGATGAGAGTGAGCTTGTTTTTGTCTTGGGTTGCCTTCTTCTGCTTAAAGATAAGGCTTTTTCCAATgttaaaagttaatttattatcaTAGCGTGATAGTTCAAAACTAAAACAGTACTAAGAAGTAAACTTTAAATTCTTGCTTCTACCCATGTTCCATCCACCTCATTTTTGTACCTCCGTCACCCCCAGGGAACCATTGAGATTAGTTTCTTATACAACTTTCCAAAGTTTCTTTATGCAAAACTCAGGCAGCTGCAAAtacatattcttatttttccctctctttctttttaaaggagcATAATCAACATACTGTTCTACACTTGGCTTTTTTCCAGTACTCTATCTGGGTATCAGGAGATTGTTCCATATCATACAGAGAATGCATGTGTGTTGACGAGTCTGTAAAGCCCCCAGGATCAGGCAGAACATACCCAGCAGGTTATCAGAGAACATTCGGTTGGCAGGCTGGGGAGGATGGGGTCAAGGAGGGGACTCTCCATCAGTGAGGAGACAGCAGCAAGCAGGGAATCTGCAGTCAGCCTTCGCCTGAGCGGTTTCACTGAGCACTCGCTGCACACTGAGGAATGCTGGACAGGAGGGAAAAACCTCTCCTTAGGCCCATGCAATTACAGATATCCCCTGGCTGGGTGACTTCGAACCCTGAGACCAACCAGTCACAACACTTTCCCCAGGGAAGAGGCCAGTCTGGAGGCCAAGTGCAAGGCAGATGGTCCAAAGGCCGTGGTTCTCAAGGCCAGGGCCCCGCTCTGCTCATCCTTCATGAATACCCCCAAGAGGCTCCCTTCACAAGCTGTTGTGAACTCGAGCTTGTAACTTCCACACCATGGGGAAGCAGGCTGGATGCCATTCTCTTGCCCTAAAACACTCCAGAGCCACATGCTGACTCCACCTCCCTTTGCTGTTTCTTTTGCTCAGCTGGAAGTAAGGTAAGCTTTGTGTGCTTGTGTTTCAGGAGTTGTGCAGCATTTGCAGAACGGTCAGCTGCTGAGGGATATCTATCTAAAGAAACACAAACTCCTGCCCAATGATTGGTCTGCAGACCAGCTCTATTTAGAGACCACTGGGAAAAGCCGGACCCTACAAAGTGGGCTGGCCTTGCTTTATGGCTTTCTCCCAGATTTTGACTGGAAGAAGATTTATTTCAGGCACCAGCCAAGTGCGCTGTTCTGCTCTGGAAGCTGCTATTGCCCGGTAAGAAACCAGTATCTGGAAAAGGAGCAGCGTCGTCAGTACCTCCTACGTTTGAAAAACAGCCAGCTGGAGAAGACCTACGGGGAGATGGCCAAGATCGTGGATGTCCCCACCAAGCAGCTTAGAGCTGCCAACCCCATAGACTCCATGCTCTGCCACTTCTGCCACAATGTCAGCTTTCCCTGTACCAGAAATGGCTGTGTTGACATGGAGCACTTCAAGGTAATTAAGACCCATCAGATCGAGGATGAAAGGGAAAGACGGGAGAAGAAATTGTACCTCGGGTATTCTGTCCTGGGTGCCCACCCCATCCTGAACCAAACCATCGGCCGGATGCAGCGTGCCACCGAGGGCAGGAAACAAGAGCTCTTTGCCCTCTACTCTGCTCatgatgtcactctgtcaccagttCTCAGTGCCTTGGGCCTTTCAGAAGCCAGGTTCCCAAGGTTTGCAGCCAGGTTGATCTTTGAGCTTTGGCAAGACAGAGAAAAGCCCAGTGAACATTCCGTCCGGATTCTTTACAATGGCGTCGATGTCACATTCCACACCTCTTTCTGCCAAGACCACCACAAGCGTTCTCCCAAGCCCATGTGCCCGCTTGAAAACTTGGTCCGCTTTGTCAAAAGGGACATGTTTGTAGCCCTGGGTGGCAGTGGTACAAATTATTATGATGCATGTCACAGGGAAGAATTCTAAAAGGTATGCAGTACAGCAGTATAGAATCCATGCCAATACAGAGCATAGGGAAAGGTCCACTTCTAGTTTTGTCTGTTACTAAGGGTAGAAGATTATtgctttttaaaggctaaatattGTTTGTGGGAACCACAGATGGTTGGGGTTGAACAGTAAGCACATTGCTGCAATGTGGTATGTGAATTGCTTGGTACAAAATGGCCAGTTCACAGAGGAATAGAAGGTACTTTATCATAGCCAGACTTCGCTTAGAATGCCAGAATAATATAGTTCAAGACCTGAAGTTGCCAATCCAAGTTTGCACTCTTCTGGCCTGCCCCATGTTACTATGTGATGGAACCAGCACACCTCaaccaaaatttttttaatcttagacATTTTTACCTTGTCCTTGTTAAGAATTTCTTGAAGTGATTTATCTAAAATaaaggttggcaaactttttctgtaaagggccagattgtaaatatttcagactGTGTGGACCAAAAGGCCACATACAGTCTCTGTcataactactcaactctgtttCTGAAGCAGGAAAGCAACCACAGACAGTACGTAAAGGAATATGTGTAGCTGGGTTCCCAGGCCGGACAAAACAGATGGTGACCAGATTTGGCCCctgggctgtagtttgctgacccctcaTCTAAAAAATAGGCTATACTACAATTGcacttccagcactttgagaacaAGTTGAATACCAAGAATTATTCAATGGTTCCTCCAGTAACTTCTGCTAGAAACACAGAATTTGGTCTGTATCTGACACTAGAACAAAACTTGAGGgtaaataaacattgaattagAATGAATCATAGAAAACTGATTAGAAGAATACTTGATGTTTATGATGATTGTGGTACAAGATAGTTttaagtatgttctaaatatTTGTCTGCTGTAGTCTATTTGCTGTATATGCTGAAATTTTTGTATGCcatttagtatttttatagtttaggaaaatattttctaagaccAGTTTTAGATGACTCTTATTCCTGTAGTAATATTCAATTTACTGTACCTGCTTGGTGGTTAGAAGGAGGCTAGAAGATGAATTCAGGCACTTTCTTCCAATAAAACTAATTATGGCTCATTCCCTTTGACAAGCCGTAGAACTGGAttcatttttaaaccattttcatCAGTTTCAAATGGTAAATTCTGATGGATTTTTAAATGCGTTTTTGGAAGAACTTTGCTATTAGATAGTTTACAGATCTTTATAAGGTGTTTTATATATTAGAAGCAATTATAATTACATCTGTGATTTCTGAACTAATGGTGCTaattcagagaaatggaaagtgAAAGTGAGATTCTCTGTTGTCATCGGCATTCcaactttttctctttgtttttgtccAGTGTTGCATTTGAATATGtctgtttctataaataaatttttgaagaatACCTATACTATACAACTAATGGTTTGTACCTATAAGTCACTCGAGTTATTTTCAAGTGAgagccagtattttatttttcccccttcaTTCAAATGTCATGCAGAGaaccagtattttaaaattttattttaactgccTTACTTACTGCTGAAAGTTGTGTTATCTCTCAAGTATTCAAAGactaaatgtgttttctttccttcccactcACAATATATCTGAATTAGAACTGCTAAACACAGCttgaagacttaaaaataaaagtgactcggaagatttttttaaaaatcaattgataGTATCTGTTGGTAAAAGTAAATATTGTGGCTAAGAGTCAACACCAAAAGTGTAGATAACAGTTTTGTCTTCTAAGACACTGGTATGCACAGCATCAAAATATCTTCCTCACTATCAAGTTCCGAGACACTTCATTCCATAACAAACACTAAGCACAGAGATGAGATCAGTGGACACAGTCATAGTCCTTGGTTTCTGGGCAGTGGTCTAATGACTTAACTCATGACAGGCCTGGGTGTATACATGCATAATTTAGCTTCCTTGTTTTTATGATTAATACATGCCCACTAGAAAATAACCAATACTGAAAAACAGCTTCAGAAGTGATGTTCTCATCTAATCCCACCTCCAGAGGTAATGTTGTGAGCTGTCTGACATTCTTCTGGAAAAGTTCCATGTAGATTCAGAAATATATGTAGTTTTTAATAGGAACtagatcattttatatatatgtaaatatatataatatgtgtgtgtatatatatatagttctgtGACTTGCttcccttaaaaatatttttcctttaaaaatacttttaatagcTTGTATCTTTTAATAGTATGTCTTAGaagtatttctcttctttttttacaatgtaattatttatttatttttctttttttattatattttaagttctagggtacatgttcacaacgtgcagctttgttacatatgtatacatgtgccatgttggtgtgctgcacccattaactcgttatttacattaggtatatctcccaatgctatccctcccccagccccccactccaccacaggcctcagtgtgtgatgttccccttcctgtgtccaagtgttctcattgttcagttcccacctatgagtgagaacacgtggtgtttggttttttgtccttgcggtagtttgctgagaatgatggtttccagtttcatccatgtccctacaaaggacatggactcatcattttttatggctgcatggtattccatggtgtatatgtgccacattttcttaatccagtctatcattgatggacatctgggttggttccaagtctttgctattgtgaatagtgccgcaataaacatacgtgtgcatgtgtctttatagcagcatgatttataatcttttgggtatatacccagtaatgggatggctgggtcaaatgctacttctagttctagatccttgaggaatcgccacactgtcttccacaatggttgaactagtttacagtcccaccaacagtgtaaaagtgttcctgtttctccacatcctctccagcacctgttgtttcctggctttttaatgatcgccattctaactggtgtgagatggtatctcgttgtggttttgatttgcatttctctgatggccagtgatgatgagcattttttcatgtgtctgttggctgcataatgtcttcttttgagaagcatctgttcatatccttcgcccacttgttgatggggttgtttcttgtacatttgtttgagttctttgtagattctggatattagccctttgtcagatgagtagattgcaaaaattttttcccattctgtaggttgcctgttcactctgatggtagtttcttttgctgtgcagaagctctttagtttaatgagatctcatttgtcaattttggcttttgttgccattgcttttggtgttttagacatgaagtccttgcccatgcctatgtcctgaatggtattgcctagattttcttctagggtttttatggttttaggtctaacatttaggtctttaatccatcttgaattaatttttgtataaggtgtaaggaagggatccagtttcagctttctacatatggctagccagttttcccagcaccatttattaaatagggaatcctttccctagttcttgtttttgtcaggtttgtcaaagatcagatggttgtagatgtgtggtattatttctgagggctctgttctgttccattggtctatatctctgttttggtaccagtaccatgctgttttggttactgtagccttgtagtatagtttgaagtgaggtagcgtgatgcctccagctttgttcttttggcttaggattgacttggcaatgagggctcttttttggttctgtatgaactttaaagtagttttttccaattctgtgaagaaagtcattggtagcttgatggggatggtattgaatccGTAAATTACCtcggacagtatggccattttcacgatattgattcttcctatccatgagcatggaatgttcttccatttgtttgtgtcctcttttatttcgttgagcagtggtttgtagttctccttgaagaggtccttcacatcccttgtaagttggattcctaggtattttattccctttgaagcaattgtgaatgggagttcactcatgatttggctctctgtttgtttgttattggtgtataagaatgcttgtgattttttcacattgattttgtatcctgagactttgctgaagttgcttatcagcttaaaggagattttgggctgagacagtggggttttctagatatacaatcatgtcacctgcaaacagggacaatttgacttcctcttttcctaattgaataccctttatttctttctcctgcctgattgccctggccagaacttccaacactatgttgaataggagtggtgagagagggcatcctgtcttgtgccggttttcaaagggaatgcttccagtttttgcccattcagtatgatattggctgtgggtttgtcataaatagctcttattattttgagataaatcccatcaatacctaatttattgagagtttttagcatgaagggctgttgaattttgtcagaggccttttctgcatctattgagataatcatgtggtttttgtctttggttctgtttatatgctggattacgtttattgatttgcgtatgttgaaccaaccttgcatcccaggaatgaagtccacttgatcatggtggataagctttttgatgtgctgctggattcggtttgccagtattttattgaggatttttgcatcagtgttcatcagggatgttggtctaaaattctctttttttttgttgtgtctctgtcaggctttggtatcaggatgatgctggcctcataaaatgagttagggaggattccctctttttctattgattggaatagtttcagaaggaatggtaccagctcctccttgtacctctggtagaattcagctgtgaatccatctggtcctggactttttttggttggtatgctattaattattacctcaatttcagagactgttattggtctattcagagattcaacttctacctggtttagtcttgggagggtgtatgtgtccaggaatttgtccatttcttctagattttctagtttatttgcatagaggtgtttgtagtattctctgatggtaatttgtatttctgtgggattggtggtgatatcccctttatcattttttattgcatctatttgattcttctctcttttcttctttattagtcttgctagtggactatcaattttgttgatcttttcaaaaaaccacctcctggattcattgatttttttaagggttttttgtgtgtctatctccttcagttctgctctgatcttagttatttcttgccttctgctagcttttgaatgtgtttgctcttgcttctctagttcttttaattgtgatgttagggtgtcaatttcagatctttcctgctttctcttgtgggcatttagtgctataaatttccctctacacactgctttaaatgtgtcccagagattatggtatgttgtgtctttgttctcattggtttcaaagaacatctttatttctgccttcatttcgttatgtactgagtagtcattcaggagcaag
Protein-coding sequences here:
- the PXYLP1 gene encoding 2-phosphoxylose phosphatase 1 isoform X2, translating into MRYFIKSVEHSVCPSSAVHLIPVSTPKNGMSSKSRKRIMPDPVTEPPVTDPVYEALLYCNIPSVAERSMEGHAPHHFKLVSVHVFIRHGDRYPLYVIPKTKRPEIDCTLVANRKPYHPKLEAFVSHMSKGSGASFESPLNSLPLYPNHPLCEMGELTQTGVVQHLQNGQLLRDIYLKKHKLLPNDWSADQLYLETTGKSRTLQSGLALLYGFLPDFDWKKIYFRHQPSALFCSGSCYCPVRNQYLEKEQRRQYLLRLKNSQLEKTYGEMAKIVDVPTKQLRAANPIDSMLCHFCHNVSFPCTRNGCVDMEHFKVIKTHQIEDERERREKKLYLGYSVLGAHPILNQTIGRMQRATEGRKQELFALYSAHDVTLSPVLSALGLSEARFPRFAARLIFELWQDREKPSEHSVRILYNGVDVTFHTSFCQDHHKRSPKPMCPLENLVRFVKRDMFVALGGSGTNYYDACHREEF
- the PXYLP1 gene encoding 2-phosphoxylose phosphatase 1 isoform X1; translated protein: MLFRNRFLLLLALAALLAFVSLSLQFFHLIPVSTPKNGMSSKSRKRIMPDPVTEPPVTDPVYEALLYCNIPSVAERSMEGHAPHHFKLVSVHVFIRHGDRYPLYVIPKTKRPEIDCTLVANRKPYHPKLEAFVSHMSKGSGASFESPLNSLPLYPNHPLCEMGELTQTGVVQHLQNGQLLRDIYLKKHKLLPNDWSADQLYLETTGKSRTLQSGLALLYGFLPDFDWKKIYFRHQPSALFCSGSCYCPVRNQYLEKEQRRQYLLRLKNSQLEKTYGEMAKIVDVPTKQLRAANPIDSMLCHFCHNVSFPCTRNGCVDMEHFKVIKTHQIEDERERREKKLYLGYSVLGAHPILNQTIGRMQRATEGRKQELFALYSAHDVTLSPVLSALGLSEARFPRFAARLIFELWQDREKPSEHSVRILYNGVDVTFHTSFCQDHHKRSPKPMCPLENLVRFVKRDMFVALGGSGTNYYDACHREEF